From a single Gracilimonas sp. genomic region:
- a CDS encoding thioredoxin family protein, translating into MKDGNLTEDTIQKTEILMNSARWFVFAVLLGFGLMWPAASKAQQQDLTGPVTKEEILANDRIYKIYIDRYEPDQEAIEYLSAYRDSVQLMVFVGSWCRESKKYIPGLMKTLELVESGSIDIQYIAVDRQKKLPKSFLNKFDIKYIPSVLVLKGTTEVGRIEEKPHRLIETDLVQILDAGNEKKE; encoded by the coding sequence ATGAAAGATGGTAATTTGACTGAAGATACTATCCAAAAAACAGAAATCCTTATGAACTCTGCAAGGTGGTTTGTATTTGCTGTACTCCTTGGCTTCGGGTTGATGTGGCCCGCTGCCTCAAAAGCACAGCAACAAGATTTAACAGGTCCGGTTACAAAAGAAGAAATTCTGGCGAACGACCGCATCTACAAAATATATATCGACCGGTATGAACCGGACCAGGAGGCGATTGAGTATCTTTCAGCTTACCGCGATTCGGTGCAATTGATGGTATTTGTGGGGAGCTGGTGCCGTGAATCCAAGAAATACATCCCCGGACTTATGAAAACACTGGAGCTTGTGGAGAGTGGTAGTATCGACATTCAATACATTGCTGTGGACCGCCAAAAAAAACTTCCCAAATCATTTTTAAATAAGTTTGATATCAAATATATTCCCAGCGTGTTGGTTTTAAAAGGCACTACAGAGGTAGGACGAATAGAAGAAAAACCACACCGACTGATCGAAACTGATTTAGTTCAGATTCTGGATGCAGGCAATGAAAAAAAGGAGTAG
- a CDS encoding HIT family protein — translation MPSIFTKIIEGDIPSYKIAEDDKHYAFLDINPSAEGHTLCIPKKDVDYIFDLEPSELSELNLFAQKVARGIDEALQPIRTGIIVEGMEVPHAHIHLIPIYKETQRFSLGMQVGVSQDRMMELAKIISEKVNV, via the coding sequence ATGCCAAGCATTTTCACCAAAATTATTGAAGGAGATATTCCAAGTTATAAAATAGCAGAGGATGACAAGCATTACGCTTTTCTGGACATCAATCCTTCTGCGGAAGGCCACACTTTGTGTATCCCTAAAAAAGATGTGGACTATATTTTTGACCTGGAGCCTTCGGAACTCTCGGAGTTGAATCTCTTTGCCCAAAAAGTGGCCAGGGGAATTGATGAGGCTCTCCAGCCCATCCGAACCGGAATTATCGTGGAGGGAATGGAGGTGCCTCATGCTCACATCCACCTGATTCCCATTTATAAAGAAACGCAACGATTTAGCCTGGGCATGCAGGTAGGGGTAAGCCAGGACCGAATGATGGAGCTTGCTAAAATCATCAGCGAAAAGGTAAACGTATGA
- the aroQ gene encoding type II 3-dehydroquinate dehydratase: protein MNILIINGPNLNLLGKRNPGIYGAKSLKDLEYFLIDEFPKHNLDFFQSNIEGELIDQVQQAMESDLHGIVINPGGYSHTSVALRDALEPLGIPKVEVHISNIHAREEFREKSITGGVMDGIITGFGKYSYVLGIQALENMTE from the coding sequence ATGAACATCCTGATTATAAACGGCCCTAACCTGAACCTGCTTGGAAAACGTAATCCCGGAATTTACGGAGCAAAAAGCCTGAAAGATCTGGAATACTTTCTGATTGATGAATTTCCAAAACACAACCTGGATTTTTTCCAGAGTAATATTGAAGGAGAGCTGATTGATCAGGTGCAGCAAGCTATGGAAAGCGATTTGCATGGAATCGTGATTAATCCCGGTGGATATTCCCACACCTCCGTTGCCCTGCGTGATGCACTGGAACCGCTGGGTATTCCCAAAGTAGAAGTTCATATATCCAACATTCATGCCCGCGAAGAATTTCGGGAGAAGTCTATAACCGGGGGCGTGATGGATGGCATTATCACAGGATTTGGAAAGTACAGCTACGTGCTTGGCATTCAGGCTCTTGAGAACATGACTGAATGA
- a CDS encoding oligosaccharide flippase family protein, which yields MTKLKELFSDTLVYGISSVVARFIGYLLVPLHTGVFSEDQYGIISLIFAAIALFNVVFTMGMESAYIRYAKDRDKAKDIFKTVQLFLLTTSGILALIIWGAEPVVAPIIGLEPGDPILWIMLGILFFDTLAVVPFAELRLVRRSVLFAVLKTGNVIVNLGLNFYLILGLDYGIEAVFISNLVASLLTALAIWVFTIPMFMGSWNTSLLKKALLFGLPFIPAGFGHAINELVDRFFLKAMDQSTIDALYGADYSSDDIVGIYSACYKLAVFMLLIVQMFRMAWQPFFMRQSEEESAPQTFSQTFTLFNAAASAVFLTVALFAEQIVSIKVPILGFYLVDEKFWEGLTIVPVLLLAYWFQGWYINFSAGIFISESTKRLPQITLIGAGITIIANLIMIPFFGMMGSALATLASYAVMALLIYYYSTNAFEVPYKLVRGFAVMGISAALFYLKPTIISIGLSELAASFLLLLAGLLSIGFITYTTVFSNE from the coding sequence TTGACTAAACTTAAAGAACTCTTTTCCGACACGTTGGTTTACGGGATAAGCAGTGTGGTTGCCCGGTTTATCGGGTACCTGCTGGTTCCGCTGCATACGGGTGTATTCAGTGAAGATCAGTACGGAATTATCAGCCTGATTTTTGCGGCCATTGCATTATTCAATGTGGTTTTTACAATGGGTATGGAATCGGCCTACATTCGGTACGCCAAAGACCGCGACAAGGCGAAGGATATTTTCAAAACGGTACAGCTTTTCCTATTGACAACCTCCGGCATCTTGGCACTCATCATTTGGGGAGCTGAACCCGTTGTGGCCCCAATCATAGGACTGGAGCCCGGCGACCCTATTCTCTGGATTATGCTGGGGATTCTCTTTTTTGATACTCTGGCTGTCGTCCCTTTTGCTGAACTCCGGCTCGTTCGCCGATCTGTGCTATTTGCAGTACTAAAAACAGGGAATGTAATTGTGAACCTCGGGCTGAATTTTTATCTCATCCTGGGACTGGATTATGGCATCGAGGCTGTGTTTATCAGTAACCTGGTGGCCTCGCTTCTTACCGCATTGGCAATTTGGGTGTTTACCATTCCTATGTTCATGGGAAGCTGGAACACCTCTTTACTTAAAAAAGCCTTGCTGTTCGGGCTTCCCTTTATCCCGGCTGGTTTCGGTCATGCCATCAACGAACTGGTTGACCGTTTTTTCCTGAAAGCCATGGACCAATCTACCATAGACGCTTTATACGGTGCCGATTACAGCTCTGATGATATTGTGGGGATTTACAGCGCCTGTTATAAGCTGGCAGTTTTCATGCTTTTGATTGTGCAGATGTTCAGGATGGCCTGGCAGCCATTTTTTATGCGGCAGTCGGAAGAAGAGTCTGCCCCTCAAACCTTCTCTCAAACCTTCACCTTATTTAACGCAGCCGCCTCCGCTGTTTTCCTGACTGTGGCTCTATTTGCCGAGCAGATTGTTTCTATCAAAGTGCCCATTCTGGGTTTTTACCTGGTGGATGAAAAGTTCTGGGAGGGCCTCACTATTGTCCCTGTTCTGCTTTTGGCTTACTGGTTTCAGGGATGGTACATCAACTTTTCGGCGGGAATTTTTATTAGTGAATCCACCAAACGCCTTCCACAGATCACCCTGATCGGTGCCGGAATAACCATTATCGCCAATCTTATTATGATTCCCTTCTTCGGCATGATGGGCTCGGCCCTGGCTACCCTTGCAAGCTATGCCGTTATGGCGTTGCTGATTTATTACTACTCAACCAATGCCTTTGAAGTGCCCTATAAATTGGTGCGCGGTTTTGCCGTGATGGGTATCTCTGCGGCCTTGTTTTACTTGAAACCAACTATAATATCAATCGGGCTTTCAGAACTTGCAGCTTCTTTTCTGTTACTTCTTGCCGGCTTATTAAGCATCGGGTTTATCACTTACACTACTGTTTTTTCGAATGAATAG
- a CDS encoding NYN domain-containing protein, whose translation MNTKERVGIYVDAVNVTMNGGYGLRYDTLRMFACRGGGIASRLNVYLCYDSDRLKEDHEYRQKTQRFCEVLRDFEYKVTEKPVQTYTNHETGEKISKSTIDMDMAVDMLVQADHLDKIVLLSSSGSYVSVVNAIQNKGCRVELVGFDNVSSSLKRAVDSSVSGYLIPGLLPIESPYEWGENGSRVRGVCYDFSQDEGYGFLRFLTRKNDCLWITDSRDENSPYKTVFAHVSQFEEDFDTHYLPSRELIFEFDVTENDKGLIAESIVLVSAP comes from the coding sequence ATGAATACAAAAGAACGAGTCGGGATATATGTAGATGCCGTTAACGTAACAATGAATGGAGGGTACGGGCTGCGCTACGATACCCTGCGAATGTTTGCCTGCCGGGGCGGGGGAATTGCTTCACGACTGAATGTGTATCTTTGTTATGATTCAGATCGCCTCAAAGAAGACCATGAGTATCGCCAGAAAACCCAGCGCTTTTGTGAGGTCCTTCGTGATTTCGAATATAAAGTGACGGAGAAGCCGGTTCAAACCTACACCAATCACGAGACCGGCGAAAAGATTTCAAAATCTACCATTGATATGGATATGGCCGTGGATATGTTGGTTCAGGCCGATCACCTCGACAAAATTGTGTTACTCAGCAGCAGCGGGAGTTATGTAAGCGTGGTGAATGCCATTCAAAATAAAGGCTGCCGGGTGGAGTTGGTCGGTTTCGACAATGTTTCCTCATCCCTGAAACGAGCCGTAGACTCATCGGTATCCGGTTACCTTATTCCCGGATTATTACCTATCGAATCTCCGTATGAGTGGGGGGAAAATGGGTCTCGTGTTCGCGGGGTTTGCTATGATTTCTCTCAGGATGAAGGCTATGGGTTCCTCCGCTTCCTAACCCGGAAAAATGATTGCCTCTGGATTACAGATTCCCGCGATGAAAACTCTCCTTATAAAACCGTATTTGCTCATGTATCACAGTTCGAGGAGGACTTTGACACGCATTACCTCCCCAGCCGGGAACTCATTTTCGAGTTTGATGTAACGGAAAATGATAAGGGGCTGATAGCTGAAAGTATCGTGCTGGTAAGTGCTCCGTGA
- a CDS encoding metallophosphoesterase has product MLIGIISDTHDHIPNLQKAIRIFKDRKAELVLHAGDYCSPFMIPHFEGLNLKGIFGNNDGDKYLLMSKFREIGAELAGDFLRTEQDGLTIAVYHGTYAEITDALIESGRYDVVITGHTHEMVYKESGKTIVINPGTANGFDGKASIAFLDTESRNVEFVELD; this is encoded by the coding sequence ATGCTGATTGGAATCATATCTGACACGCACGATCATATCCCTAACTTGCAAAAAGCCATCAGGATCTTCAAAGATCGAAAGGCAGAGTTGGTTTTACATGCCGGAGACTATTGCAGTCCGTTTATGATTCCGCATTTTGAAGGGCTGAACCTGAAAGGGATTTTCGGCAATAATGATGGCGACAAATATCTTCTGATGTCGAAATTTCGGGAGATTGGAGCCGAGTTGGCCGGCGATTTTTTGAGAACGGAACAGGATGGCTTAACCATAGCCGTATATCATGGTACCTATGCTGAAATTACGGACGCTCTGATCGAATCAGGCAGATATGACGTTGTAATCACAGGACACACTCACGAAATGGTGTATAAAGAATCCGGAAAAACCATCGTTATAAATCCCGGCACGGCAAACGGCTTTGATGGAAAAGCATCCATCGCTTTTTTGGATACCGAGAGCAGAAATGTAGAATTCGTGGAGCTGGATTAA
- a CDS encoding AraC family transcriptional regulator, with protein sequence MDEKHFHIKNMVCSHCAEVLEEKLLAADFEIQKIELGQLTLSHPVTADEYERLIQVVRNNGFELINDKGSRIVEQIKQLIIQLIRTDKELEGNLSAYLSKKINKDYQQLSRLFSNVEGKSIERYYILQKIERAKELIVYGEQSLTEIAYELGYSSQQHFSRQFKKETGLSPSHFKDVKENKRISIDKL encoded by the coding sequence ATGGATGAAAAACATTTTCACATAAAAAATATGGTGTGCAGTCACTGCGCGGAAGTTCTGGAAGAAAAGCTGCTGGCTGCTGATTTTGAGATTCAGAAAATCGAACTCGGACAGCTGACCTTATCACACCCGGTTACCGCAGATGAATACGAACGCCTGATTCAGGTAGTGCGCAACAACGGGTTTGAGCTGATTAACGACAAAGGCAGCCGGATTGTAGAGCAAATTAAACAGCTTATCATTCAGTTGATCCGCACCGACAAGGAGCTGGAGGGTAACCTATCTGCCTATCTTTCCAAAAAAATTAATAAAGATTATCAGCAGCTCAGTCGGTTATTTTCCAATGTGGAGGGGAAATCCATTGAGCGGTATTACATCCTGCAGAAAATTGAGCGGGCCAAAGAGCTTATTGTTTATGGCGAACAAAGCCTCACTGAAATCGCCTATGAGCTTGGATATAGCAGTCAGCAGCACTTCTCCCGACAGTTCAAGAAAGAAACCGGACTGTCACCCTCTCACTTTAAGGACGTGAAGGAGAACAAACGCATCTCCATCGACAAGCTCTGA
- a CDS encoding heavy metal translocating P-type ATPase codes for MISFLKKYREVAIASVFLIAALIAQHAFTFTGQEYVFISLFVISYLFVGGPVWMKAYRSIKKGTLFSEFFLMGIATVGAFALGEYAEGVAVMLFYMIGEYAQHGAVTKARHSIQKLIEQQPDIATVERNGATIMVHPGQVEVGDIIQVRPGEKVPLDGELLTEKASFNTAALTGESKPVNRTSGEEVWAGSINQDRLVRIRVNSVFEDTKLSHILEMVQEAAQRKAPTQRFMTKFAKVYTPIVVWLAVAVTFVPYLFVEQYVFQEWFYKALVFLVVSCPCGLVISIPLGYFGGIGAASRNGILLKGSDYLDQLRKMNILFMDKTGTLTEGTFEVQSVTTHNGLTEAEVVAYAASLEQHSTHPIGKAILAFKNGQELFEVEQQQEISGKGLKGFIKQKEVLVGNAELLKERGVMVTQDNLSEPYTFVHVAVDGEHAGTIRISDRIKEDSKQAIQELRERGIQRLVMLSGDNPDVVSFIANELGLDESHGGLLPDEKYSLVEQALGKGNTVGFIGDGVNDAPVITLADVGIAMGGIGSDATVDTADIVIQTDQPSKVAKAIDISRFTHKVVWQNIVFALGIKVLVMGLAAIGLASMWEAIFADVGVALIAIANAIRIQNTFSEGGSILDLFRKSDEVSEPKMAAASCCDAC; via the coding sequence ATGATCTCGTTCCTAAAAAAATACCGGGAGGTTGCTATTGCCTCCGTTTTCCTTATTGCCGCACTGATTGCCCAGCACGCTTTTACTTTTACCGGACAGGAATATGTATTCATATCCCTCTTTGTTATTTCATACCTGTTTGTAGGCGGGCCCGTTTGGATGAAAGCTTATCGGTCCATAAAAAAAGGAACCCTGTTCAGTGAGTTTTTCCTGATGGGTATTGCCACCGTTGGAGCTTTTGCTTTGGGAGAATACGCAGAAGGCGTGGCGGTCATGCTCTTTTACATGATTGGAGAATATGCACAACACGGTGCGGTTACCAAGGCCCGCCATTCCATCCAAAAGCTGATTGAGCAGCAGCCTGATATTGCAACGGTAGAGCGGAATGGAGCAACCATCATGGTTCATCCCGGTCAGGTTGAAGTTGGGGATATCATTCAGGTGCGGCCCGGAGAAAAAGTACCGCTGGATGGTGAATTGCTCACCGAGAAGGCATCCTTTAACACTGCAGCCCTTACCGGAGAATCCAAACCTGTAAACCGAACTTCTGGCGAAGAAGTCTGGGCCGGCTCCATTAATCAGGACAGGCTTGTTCGCATCCGGGTAAACAGTGTATTTGAGGACACCAAGCTCTCCCACATTCTTGAAATGGTACAGGAGGCCGCCCAGCGAAAAGCCCCCACTCAGCGCTTTATGACAAAATTCGCCAAAGTGTACACCCCTATCGTTGTATGGCTGGCAGTTGCCGTCACCTTTGTCCCTTATTTATTTGTGGAACAGTATGTATTTCAGGAGTGGTTCTATAAAGCCCTCGTTTTTCTAGTGGTTTCTTGCCCTTGTGGACTCGTAATCTCTATACCGCTCGGTTATTTCGGGGGAATCGGGGCCGCCTCCAGAAACGGTATTTTGCTGAAAGGCTCGGATTACCTGGACCAACTTCGAAAAATGAATATCCTGTTTATGGATAAAACCGGAACGCTCACTGAAGGAACTTTTGAAGTGCAATCGGTGACCACCCATAATGGATTAACTGAAGCAGAGGTCGTTGCCTATGCCGCCTCGCTTGAACAACATTCCACACACCCGATTGGCAAGGCCATTCTCGCATTTAAAAACGGGCAGGAACTGTTTGAAGTTGAGCAGCAACAAGAGATTTCCGGAAAGGGACTTAAGGGGTTCATTAAACAGAAAGAGGTTTTAGTCGGAAATGCAGAATTGCTGAAAGAACGGGGAGTAATGGTAACTCAAGACAACCTTTCTGAGCCTTATACCTTTGTCCATGTAGCGGTGGACGGAGAACATGCGGGAACCATCCGGATTTCCGATAGAATTAAGGAGGACAGTAAACAGGCTATTCAGGAGCTCAGGGAAAGGGGAATTCAGCGACTGGTGATGCTATCCGGTGATAATCCGGATGTTGTTTCGTTTATTGCTAACGAGCTGGGGCTTGATGAATCCCACGGCGGATTGCTTCCCGATGAAAAATACAGCCTTGTTGAGCAGGCTCTGGGCAAAGGGAATACCGTCGGCTTTATAGGTGACGGGGTGAATGATGCGCCGGTAATTACCCTGGCTGATGTAGGTATTGCCATGGGAGGAATCGGATCAGATGCAACCGTTGACACTGCCGATATCGTTATTCAAACCGATCAGCCTTCCAAAGTTGCCAAAGCTATCGACATCTCCCGGTTCACCCACAAGGTGGTCTGGCAAAATATCGTGTTTGCGCTGGGTATTAAAGTGCTGGTGATGGGACTTGCCGCCATAGGCCTGGCCTCTATGTGGGAAGCCATTTTTGCTGATGTGGGTGTGGCCCTTATTGCTATAGCCAATGCCATTCGTATTCAAAACACTTTTTCTGAAGGGGGCTCCATTTTAGATTTGTTCAGGAAAAGCGATGAGGTGTCGGAACCAAAGATGGCTGCCGCTTCCTGTTGTGATGCCTGCTAA
- a CDS encoding isoprenylcysteine carboxylmethyltransferase family protein: MNGLKLKIPPALLFLLCVVLMWLTDRWLTLEPLVLKTPEWVYGLLISSGGLVVLLGVIEFSKKSTTVNPHKPQDTSAFVKSGIYRLTRNPMYLGMVLILCAAVFKLGNLLTVLFIPCFIWYMNEFQIKSEEEVMEQKFGDEFLDYKKKVRRWV, translated from the coding sequence ATGAATGGGTTAAAACTGAAAATCCCCCCGGCTCTTCTGTTCCTGCTGTGTGTGGTATTGATGTGGTTGACAGATCGCTGGCTTACTCTTGAGCCATTAGTTCTAAAAACTCCGGAATGGGTGTATGGCTTGCTCATTTCTTCAGGTGGTCTGGTAGTTCTTTTGGGGGTGATTGAGTTTAGTAAAAAATCAACCACCGTAAACCCGCATAAACCACAGGATACTTCTGCATTTGTGAAGTCAGGGATCTATCGCCTTACAAGAAACCCGATGTATCTGGGGATGGTTCTTATTCTTTGTGCGGCTGTGTTTAAATTAGGGAATTTACTTACAGTGCTGTTCATTCCATGCTTCATCTGGTATATGAACGAGTTTCAGATAAAGTCTGAAGAAGAGGTAATGGAGCAAAAGTTTGGGGATGAGTTTCTGGATTACAAGAAGAAAGTACGGCGCTGGGTGTGA
- a CDS encoding helix-turn-helix domain-containing protein, which translates to MEKMTLHIKNMVCDRCEMVIETALTALGLKVDHVQLGKAEVTRQGDHPTLKEIEKELERFNFGLIKDEDSILVEKVKTTLIQWVDSGELKTDETSLSDYLAKKLTKSYASISRVFSRKEEITIEKYFIRLKIEKAKELVEYENLSFSEIAYQLGYKNLQHLSRQFKEITGMSMSEYQKLQNPERKSLDKI; encoded by the coding sequence ATGGAAAAAATGACGCTGCATATAAAAAACATGGTTTGCGACCGCTGCGAGATGGTCATAGAAACCGCGCTTACGGCACTGGGGCTTAAAGTAGATCATGTTCAGCTTGGAAAGGCTGAAGTAACCCGTCAGGGCGATCATCCCACCCTTAAAGAGATTGAAAAAGAACTGGAGCGCTTCAACTTTGGCCTGATTAAGGATGAAGATTCCATTTTAGTGGAAAAGGTGAAAACAACACTGATTCAATGGGTAGATTCGGGAGAGCTGAAAACGGATGAGACTTCATTATCAGACTACCTGGCTAAGAAACTCACCAAAAGCTATGCAAGCATATCCCGCGTTTTTTCCCGGAAAGAAGAAATTACGATCGAAAAATATTTTATCCGCCTGAAGATTGAAAAGGCCAAAGAACTGGTGGAGTATGAGAATCTCAGCTTCAGCGAAATTGCGTATCAGTTAGGATATAAGAACCTTCAACACTTATCGCGACAGTTTAAAGAAATAACCGGGATGAGCATGAGTGAATACCAAAAACTGCAAAACCCGGAGCGCAAATCGCTTGATAAAATTTAG
- a CDS encoding VOC family protein — MSKHEKIDYVEFPSADLEATKTFFRNVFGWEFTDYGPEYCDFSNEGINGGFYKSEMKSTTETGAALVIFYSEDLEATLEKVKNAGAEIVKDTFPFPGGRRFHFTEPSGNEFAVWSDK, encoded by the coding sequence ATGAGCAAACACGAGAAAATAGATTATGTAGAATTCCCATCTGCGGATCTTGAAGCTACTAAAACCTTTTTCAGGAATGTCTTTGGCTGGGAGTTCACGGATTATGGCCCGGAGTACTGTGATTTTTCGAACGAGGGGATTAACGGAGGGTTTTATAAGTCGGAAATGAAATCAACAACGGAAACCGGTGCAGCCCTGGTTATTTTTTATAGCGAAGATTTGGAAGCCACATTGGAAAAAGTCAAAAATGCAGGGGCAGAAATTGTAAAAGACACCTTTCCCTTTCCCGGCGGCCGGCGCTTTCATTTTACCGAACCCAGTGGCAACGAGTTCGCGGTGTGGTCAGATAAATAG
- a CDS encoding restriction endonuclease — translation MSKLKQSLGNAGAQPPVIKAVVNHLEETGYFRDNITTKEIYREAYRLLKKNSKRVARRYKLKESLLELGPSGYPFEVLISEVFRSLGYKTEVGETVQGKCVSHEIDVIAQDEQEIFMIECKFHNRKDHHCNVTIPLYVQSRFLDVSENWKTDSNLKNKKPCGYIATNTRFTQDAIDYAVCSGMKLLSWNYPKEQGLRSLIEEAQIHPITALLSLTRKEKQSLLNEDIVHCKQLLDQQEVLNQLQFSHSKRSKIIKEAEEVCTV, via the coding sequence TTGTCCAAGTTAAAGCAGTCGTTGGGTAACGCCGGTGCTCAGCCGCCGGTTATTAAAGCTGTAGTGAATCATTTAGAAGAAACCGGTTACTTTCGGGATAATATCACTACAAAAGAAATTTACCGCGAGGCTTACCGTCTTCTCAAAAAGAACTCGAAGCGAGTGGCACGCAGATATAAGCTGAAAGAATCGTTGCTCGAACTGGGTCCTTCAGGATACCCTTTTGAAGTTTTGATATCTGAAGTATTCAGGAGCTTAGGGTACAAAACTGAGGTTGGGGAAACCGTTCAGGGTAAGTGTGTTTCTCATGAAATAGACGTAATTGCACAAGATGAACAGGAGATTTTCATGATTGAATGCAAGTTCCACAACCGGAAAGATCATCATTGTAATGTCACTATACCTTTATATGTGCAGTCCCGTTTTTTGGATGTTTCAGAAAACTGGAAGACTGACTCAAACCTAAAAAACAAAAAACCTTGTGGTTATATCGCAACCAACACCCGGTTTACTCAGGACGCTATTGATTACGCGGTATGCTCCGGAATGAAATTACTGAGCTGGAATTACCCAAAAGAACAGGGTTTGCGCAGTTTGATTGAAGAGGCACAAATCCACCCGATTACAGCTTTATTAAGCTTGACCAGGAAAGAGAAACAGTCATTATTAAATGAGGATATCGTTCATTGCAAGCAGCTGCTGGATCAGCAAGAGGTCTTGAATCAACTGCAATTCAGCCATAGTAAAAGATCAAAAATTATAAAGGAAGCAGAGGAAGTGTGTACCGTTTAA
- a CDS encoding CDGSH iron-sulfur domain-containing protein: MKEKIFSYENEDIKVTWDLKRCIHAEECVHGLPDVFDPNQKPWIQPEQAEAGDLTEVIERCPTGALHYELKKSAEKEEAPEQNVITIEKDGPIYIHGEVVIRDMDENVVLKDTRVAMCRCGKSKNKPLCDNSHIEAEFKADTSYNPERLRTEPVNGKGGELSIKLFDNAPFLVQGNYDLVGEETGRETCSKKMSFCRCGGSHTKPFCDGTHKKVGFVSD; encoded by the coding sequence ATGAAAGAGAAAATATTTTCCTACGAAAACGAAGACATCAAAGTCACCTGGGACCTGAAGCGATGTATCCACGCTGAAGAGTGTGTGCACGGGCTGCCCGATGTATTTGACCCCAACCAAAAGCCCTGGATACAACCTGAGCAAGCCGAAGCCGGGGATCTGACAGAAGTGATTGAGCGATGCCCTACAGGAGCCTTACATTATGAATTAAAGAAATCCGCTGAAAAGGAAGAGGCGCCGGAACAGAATGTCATCACCATTGAGAAAGACGGGCCCATTTATATACACGGCGAAGTGGTGATTCGGGATATGGATGAAAACGTCGTGCTCAAAGATACCCGCGTAGCCATGTGCCGCTGCGGCAAATCCAAGAATAAACCTCTTTGCGATAACTCACATATTGAGGCTGAGTTCAAAGCCGATACCTCCTACAACCCGGAACGACTGCGCACTGAACCGGTAAACGGAAAGGGTGGAGAGCTTTCCATCAAACTGTTTGATAACGCGCCCTTTCTGGTACAAGGTAATTACGACCTGGTAGGTGAAGAAACGGGGAGGGAAACTTGCAGCAAGAAAATGAGTTTTTGTCGCTGTGGGGGATCCCATACCAAACCCTTTTGCGACGGCACTCACAAGAAAGTCGGATTTGTTTCTGACTAA
- a CDS encoding DUF423 domain-containing protein — protein sequence MSNPKIILAVAAFLLAIAVAAGAFGAHALKNTLSAERLETWQTAVQYHAWHALGLMLIALIGAQFQMVVTLPASLILSGILIFSGSLYILCLSGASWLGAITPIGGVAFIAGWVLLGVQVLRNGFQ from the coding sequence ATGTCCAATCCTAAAATCATACTTGCTGTTGCGGCTTTCTTGCTCGCCATTGCTGTTGCAGCCGGTGCTTTCGGCGCCCATGCTTTAAAAAATACTCTGAGTGCAGAGCGACTCGAAACCTGGCAAACAGCTGTTCAATATCATGCCTGGCATGCGCTGGGACTGATGCTGATTGCCCTAATCGGAGCTCAGTTTCAGATGGTTGTAACCTTGCCGGCTTCACTGATTCTGTCAGGAATCCTTATTTTTTCCGGCAGCCTGTATATACTGTGCCTGTCCGGAGCAAGCTGGCTCGGAGCTATCACCCCCATTGGTGGTGTCGCTTTTATTGCCGGATGGGTACTCCTTGGAGTGCAGGTTTTGAGAAATGGTTTTCAATGA
- a CDS encoding MmcQ/YjbR family DNA-binding protein, producing the protein MHIEAFYDYCLSLPGVSEDFPFGEQTLVFKVMGKMFALTDIESFESINLKCDPVRALELRASYKEVKPGYHMNKKHWNTVSTTGALGDELLFELIKHSYDLVVARLPKKDREALSP; encoded by the coding sequence ATGCATATTGAGGCTTTCTACGATTATTGCCTGTCATTGCCCGGGGTTTCCGAGGACTTTCCTTTCGGAGAACAAACCCTGGTTTTTAAAGTCATGGGCAAGATGTTTGCCCTTACCGACATTGAGAGCTTTGAAAGCATTAACCTTAAGTGTGACCCGGTGAGAGCACTCGAACTTCGAGCATCCTATAAAGAGGTTAAGCCCGGTTATCATATGAACAAAAAGCACTGGAACACGGTGAGTACTACCGGTGCTTTAGGAGATGAGCTACTGTTTGAGCTGATTAAACATTCTTATGACTTAGTAGTAGCCAGGCTTCCCAAAAAAGATCGTGAAGCTCTATCCCCCTGA